The following are encoded together in the Pelodiscus sinensis isolate JC-2024 chromosome 22, ASM4963464v1, whole genome shotgun sequence genome:
- the LOC142819322 gene encoding uncharacterized protein LOC142819322, translating to MLLGGSSGDLLLSPESDCGVGCEWPGPASQPTPGEGAAGKPHDTAAQPRASTGDKPYNCTECGKAFSQGSDLIRHLRTHTGERPYHCPACGRGFRNSSTLIKHQRTHTDERPYTCTEHGKAFSLSAYLLLHQRVHSRERAHKRASCRRCFGWSAELAQHQHARLGECPYTCTECGKGFSQNSDLTRHQRTHTGERPYQCPACSKGFSDSSTLIKHQCAHTGERPYVCAQCGKAFSLSSTLFQHQRTHTGKQPYPCAQCSKRFSDSSTLSKHRRTHLGPCCCAKALGDCATLLQHSHTYRHE from the coding sequence ATGCTGCTCGGGGGATCCAGCGGGGACCTTCTCCTGAGTCCTGAGAGCGACTGTGGGGTGGGCTGCGAATGGCCAGGCCCTGCGAGCCAACCCACTCCTGGTgaaggagctgcagggaagccccacgatACTGCTGCCCAGCCAAGAGCCTCCACAGGGGACAAGCCCTACAACTGCACCGAGTGCGGCAAGGCCTTCAGCCAGGGCTCTGACCTCATCCGGCACCTGCGCACCCACACGGGCGAGCGCCCCTACCACTGCCCGGCCTGCGGCAGGGGCTTCCGCAACAGCTCCACCCTCATCAAACACCAGCGCACGCACACCGACGAGCGCCCCTACACGTGCACCGAGCATGGCAAGGCCTTCAGCCTCAGCgcctacctcctcctgcaccagcGGGTGCACAGCAGGGAGCGAGCCCACAAGCGCGCCAGCTGCAGGCGATGCTTCGGCTGGAGCGCGGAGCTGGCACAGCACCAGCATGCCCGCCTGGGCGAGTGCCCCTACACGTGCACCGAGTGCGGCAAGGGCTTCAGCCAGAACTCCGACCTCACCCGGCACCAGCGCACGCACACGGGTGAGCGCCCCTACCAGTGCCCGGCCTGCAGCAAGGGCTTTAGCGACAGCTCCACCCTCATCAAGCACCAGTGCGCGcacaccggcgagcgcccctACGTGTGTGCCCAGTGCGGCAAGGCCTTCAGCCTCAGCTCCACGCTCTTCCAGCACCAGCGCACACACACGGGCAAGCAGCCCTACCCGTGCGCCCAGTGCAGCAAGCGCTTCAGCGACAGCTCCACCCTCAGCAAGCACCGCCGCACCCACCTGGGGCCGTGCTGCTGTGCCAAGGCTTTGGGGGACTGTGCCACGCTCCTGCAGCACTCACACACCTACCGGCACGAGTAG
- the CYSRT1 gene encoding cysteine-rich tail protein 1, whose translation MERGGLTLENPYASVTIPRAQLENSFIKRYLGDEPPSPTVIVNPGAVPTYPASELLNGASKPLGLASWDGFKVAPQESLAQLYNPYASLERMNGMSPDGLYTIELNKHHKGPEAGSDGGCCCCKFCPCCRKCCCVVS comes from the coding sequence ATGGAGCGCGGCGGCCTCACGCTCGAGAACCCCTACGCCAGCGTGACCATCCCCCGCGCGCAGCTCGAGAACAGCTTCATTAAGCGCTACCTGGGCGACGAGCCCCCCTCGCCCACGGTCATCGTCAATCCCGGAGCCGTGCCCACGTACCCAGCCTCGGAGCTGCTGAACGGGGCCAGCAAACCGCTGGGGCTGGCCAGCTGGGATGGCTTTAAAGTCGCCCCGCAGGAGTCCTTGGCCCAGCTGTATAACCCGTACGCCAGCCTGGAGCGGATGAACGGCATGTCCCCGGATGGGCTCTACACCATTGAGCTAAACAAGCACCACAAGGGCCCAGAGGCGGGCTCGGACGGCGGCTGCTGTTGCTGTAAATTCTGCCCCTGCTGCCGGAAATGCTGCTGCGTCGTCTCCTAA